One stretch of Legionella birminghamensis DNA includes these proteins:
- the mscL gene encoding large-conductance mechanosensitive channel protein MscL, protein MSFLSEFKQFAMRGNVVDLAVAVIVGAAFSKIVSSLVDGIVMPLIGLLLGGVNIAGKSLKIGAAVVKWGAFLQTIIDFTIIAFAIFVAVKFINLLQQKKDAEPEKTSKEEILLTEIRDLLQKNLNQK, encoded by the coding sequence ATGAGCTTTTTAAGTGAATTCAAGCAATTTGCCATGCGTGGCAATGTGGTTGACCTCGCAGTGGCAGTTATTGTTGGAGCTGCTTTCAGCAAGATTGTTTCTTCGCTGGTGGATGGTATTGTCATGCCTTTGATTGGCTTGCTCCTCGGGGGGGTTAATATCGCTGGCAAATCATTGAAAATTGGTGCTGCTGTAGTGAAATGGGGCGCCTTTTTACAAACTATCATTGATTTTACTATCATCGCCTTTGCCATTTTTGTAGCAGTCAAATTCATTAATCTGCTGCAGCAAAAAAAAGACGCTGAACCGGAAAAAACCAGCAAGGAAGAAATACTATTAACAGAAATAAGAGATCTGCTGCAAAAGAACCTTAATCAAAAATAA
- a CDS encoding autotransporter assembly complex protein TamA, whose amino-acid sequence MIKRFRPFLLFLSLPLLMAAETTGHFVISGVKGKVLANVQSRLQEIAENKPLESQTDEELKAQVAQALSPYGYFNSQASITRGRNNIQIKITPGPRLLIAQVSISIVGEGNDNYLIKRALNKLTLKPGKPFISQDYEQAKQTLMNAAENQGYLHASFDKAEVLVDSGHNSASIQLVFNTGPQFFFGQVQFSPSYISPELLRRYIPFAEGQSYSTEQILAFNNALSSSGYFSNVIVKPVLNEEGQMIPVNVHLQPAPRTNYSIGLGFGTDTGVRGRLGYHVVPVNSAGHKFNAIALGSMNENRLQAQYIIPGQNPLTDQYDIFGSLANLNYSAGYSNSAQVSLAQRHTLNHYQRVLSLNGLYERYSYDETPKFEKLILYPKASLSWMNKKDQLFSPTGYNVTVNALGASKLALSEVNFAQASVDAKAAVTLEKMRTRLYLHTIQGVTLIDDINQLPLSLSMLLGGADNLKAYTYNSIGPGKIMSYGGIEIQKETLDNWYVTAFFDTGDVYKPSLKDWQNDLGIGLMWVSPIGPIKVGVAQAIDSGFNRKDKKPRLVINMGPDL is encoded by the coding sequence ATGATTAAACGATTCAGACCTTTTTTGCTATTTTTATCACTGCCATTGCTAATGGCAGCTGAAACGACTGGGCACTTCGTTATTTCCGGTGTTAAGGGCAAAGTATTGGCTAATGTTCAATCCCGACTTCAGGAAATCGCTGAAAACAAGCCGTTGGAATCCCAGACGGACGAAGAATTAAAGGCGCAGGTCGCCCAGGCCTTGTCCCCCTATGGCTATTTTAACTCACAGGCTTCAATTACCCGCGGTAGAAACAATATACAGATTAAAATCACTCCTGGGCCAAGGCTGCTAATTGCCCAGGTCTCAATCAGTATCGTAGGTGAAGGTAATGATAATTATTTAATCAAGAGAGCCTTGAACAAACTGACTCTGAAACCAGGGAAACCTTTTATTAGCCAGGACTATGAACAAGCCAAACAAACATTGATGAACGCAGCCGAAAACCAGGGTTATCTGCATGCCTCTTTCGATAAGGCAGAAGTACTTGTCGACAGTGGGCACAACAGCGCGAGTATTCAGTTAGTTTTTAATACAGGCCCCCAGTTCTTTTTTGGCCAGGTACAATTCAGTCCCAGCTATATTTCTCCCGAACTATTGAGACGCTACATTCCTTTTGCCGAAGGTCAGTCTTATTCAACAGAGCAAATTCTTGCTTTTAATAATGCGCTTTCCAGCAGCGGCTATTTTAGCAACGTCATTGTTAAACCCGTTTTAAATGAAGAAGGCCAGATGATTCCGGTCAATGTTCATCTCCAGCCAGCCCCAAGAACCAATTATTCAATAGGACTGGGATTTGGTACAGACACGGGTGTGCGGGGGCGGCTGGGTTATCACGTAGTTCCAGTGAACTCTGCCGGTCACAAATTCAATGCCATAGCACTTGGCTCGATGAATGAGAACCGCCTGCAGGCACAGTACATCATCCCCGGTCAGAATCCACTGACTGATCAATATGATATTTTCGGCAGTCTGGCCAATCTGAATTACAGCGCCGGCTATAGTAACTCAGCCCAGGTTTCCCTTGCCCAGAGACATACCCTTAACCATTACCAAAGGGTTCTCTCATTAAATGGGCTGTATGAACGGTACAGCTACGATGAGACGCCCAAATTTGAAAAACTGATTTTATATCCCAAGGCCAGCTTGAGCTGGATGAATAAAAAGGACCAACTCTTTTCACCAACGGGTTATAATGTGACGGTAAATGCCCTGGGTGCCAGTAAACTGGCTCTCTCAGAAGTCAATTTTGCCCAGGCCTCTGTTGATGCTAAAGCCGCAGTGACGCTTGAAAAAATGCGCACCCGCCTATACCTTCATACCATTCAGGGAGTTACCTTGATTGATGATATTAATCAATTGCCCTTATCGCTCTCCATGCTGCTTGGCGGTGCAGATAACCTGAAAGCATATACCTACAACTCAATTGGCCCGGGAAAAATCATGTCTTACGGCGGCATTGAGATTCAGAAAGAAACGCTGGACAATTGGTATGTCACTGCTTTTTTTGATACGGGTGATGTATATAAACCGAGTCTTAAAGATTGGCAGAATGATTTGGGAATCGGCTTAATGTGGGTCTCCCCTATTGGCCCCATTAAGGTAGGCGTGGCACAGGCCATTGACAGCGGATTTAACCGTAAAGACAAAAAGCCGCGTCTGGTAATCAATATGGGGCCAGACTTATGA
- a CDS encoding N-acetylmuramoyl-L-alanine amidase: MCRVIRPAVRQMDNYGSDVQDAFKKAEDAFFASGKPYRKDEVISLVSANGYFKVDIYEYTPVDIHYVVFFFNKKNFDATGKAEVFECHGTIARSYIEWHRNLPNVSNFPIDNDRRMKTDPDSVISIQSESALVWDSRTNGVTQRKYASHIPDNENRLVAFTEEYAISNNDINFKNWKAASLQSISSRGVGRPSQILLHETAGMEMDSSAVFKVPAHFCIANIKDNKGTIYQMADIAANVPHGEITNSRAIGIEFVNAPFDIWKQVKDPATGQAVDELPRTRSNFGLKESIKGIYVESSKIPIRDPVINKNVQFIPLEFSDATAGDFFELRLPEANLINKAALQAHRINGNSILSINDGLVSIKYCKAVKFENLRHLINLLSDNSLVKEALPEDLGVWKSIYAANGKLFYFYQRMFAETTTTSVVAGKTIKKITMNFPINLTSPAIFSHGHIGHHADGFLQGIYLYLRMFESLSSQKSLQAMIYFLTSEKTDAEKNPLELTEVMTVTRSSELVGGAERNIEVKFTPAASPATIRITHFLEIDLQAVDRKYPNNNSN, translated from the coding sequence ATGTGTAGGGTTATAAGGCCGGCAGTTCGGCAAATGGATAATTATGGCAGTGATGTACAGGATGCCTTTAAAAAAGCGGAGGATGCATTTTTTGCTTCAGGAAAGCCTTATCGCAAGGATGAGGTAATCAGCCTGGTGTCTGCTAATGGCTATTTTAAAGTGGATATCTATGAATATACTCCTGTCGATATTCATTATGTCGTTTTCTTTTTTAATAAAAAAAACTTCGATGCCACAGGAAAAGCCGAGGTATTTGAGTGCCATGGCACTATTGCACGCAGTTATATCGAGTGGCATAGAAACCTTCCCAATGTCAGCAATTTTCCTATTGATAATGACCGGCGTATGAAAACCGATCCGGATTCAGTTATTTCCATCCAAAGTGAATCTGCTTTAGTCTGGGACAGCCGTACTAATGGGGTAACGCAGAGAAAGTATGCTTCCCATATTCCCGATAATGAAAATCGCTTGGTTGCATTTACAGAGGAGTACGCGATTTCAAACAATGATATTAATTTTAAAAACTGGAAGGCGGCGAGCTTGCAATCGATCTCTTCCCGAGGAGTTGGCAGGCCCTCGCAGATTTTGCTTCATGAAACAGCGGGAATGGAAATGGATAGCAGTGCTGTTTTTAAGGTGCCCGCCCATTTTTGTATCGCTAACATAAAGGATAATAAGGGCACAATTTATCAAATGGCAGATATTGCCGCTAATGTACCTCATGGTGAAATTACGAATAGCCGTGCAATTGGGATTGAATTTGTAAACGCCCCATTTGATATCTGGAAGCAGGTGAAAGATCCGGCCACCGGACAGGCCGTGGATGAGTTACCGCGGACACGTTCCAATTTTGGACTGAAAGAAAGCATCAAAGGCATTTATGTTGAAAGCAGTAAAATCCCTATTCGCGATCCAGTCATCAATAAAAACGTACAATTTATCCCATTGGAGTTTTCTGATGCAACGGCAGGTGATTTTTTCGAACTCAGGCTACCGGAAGCGAATCTGATTAATAAGGCTGCCCTGCAGGCACACCGAATCAATGGCAACAGTATCCTCAGTATCAATGATGGCCTGGTTTCCATTAAATATTGTAAAGCGGTTAAATTTGAAAACCTGCGGCATTTAATTAATTTACTGAGTGACAATAGTTTAGTCAAAGAAGCTTTGCCTGAGGATTTGGGGGTGTGGAAATCCATTTATGCGGCGAACGGTAAGCTGTTTTATTTTTACCAGCGAATGTTTGCGGAGACGACAACAACCTCCGTGGTAGCAGGAAAAACCATTAAAAAGATAACTATGAATTTCCCCATCAACCTGACCAGTCCGGCTATTTTCTCGCATGGACATATCGGGCATCATGCGGATGGTTTTTTACAGGGGATTTATCTTTATTTACGGATGTTTGAAAGCCTCTCATCTCAAAAGAGCTTGCAAGCCATGATTTATTTCCTAACATCGGAAAAAACTGACGCAGAAAAAAATCCGCTCGAGCTGACTGAAGTGATGACTGTTACCCGCAGTTCCGAGCTAGTAGGTGGGGCAGAGCGCAATATTGAAGTTAAATTTACCCCTGCGGCCAGTCCTGCTACCATTCGGATTACGCATTTTCTTGAAATTGATCTGCAGGCAGTGGATAGAAAATATCCAAATAATAATTCCAATTAA
- the recX gene encoding recombination regulator RecX, producing the protein MSKAFDCALRLLARREHGANELAEKLAHKGFARQDIENAVDKCQQLNYQSDERFIAAFCRQRIGQGYGPQRIIQELQLKRLDKDLIMEILNGQEVSWDTLAREVMQKKFRQIEGQDFKALQKQQRFLQSRGFSFEIINKLFKDEF; encoded by the coding sequence ATGAGTAAAGCATTTGACTGTGCTCTGCGCCTGCTGGCCAGGCGAGAGCATGGAGCAAATGAACTGGCTGAGAAATTGGCTCATAAAGGATTTGCCAGGCAGGATATTGAAAATGCTGTTGACAAGTGTCAGCAGCTCAATTACCAAAGTGATGAGCGTTTCATTGCTGCATTTTGTCGACAGCGTATCGGGCAAGGATATGGCCCGCAGCGAATTATCCAGGAACTGCAGCTTAAAAGGCTGGACAAAGACCTTATTATGGAAATCCTGAACGGGCAGGAGGTATCCTGGGATACTCTTGCCAGGGAAGTGATGCAAAAAAAATTCAGGCAAATAGAGGGGCAGGATTTTAAAGCCCTGCAAAAACAGCAGCGGTTTTTGCAGAGTCGCGGCTTTTCTTTTGAAATAATTAATAAATTATTTAAAGATGAGTTCTGA
- the mutS gene encoding DNA mismatch repair protein MutS, whose amino-acid sequence MSVTHTPMMQQYLRIKADYPDMLLFYRMGDFYELFYDDAKRAAHLLDLTLTHRGQSADKPIPMAGVPYHAVENYLARLVKKGESVAICEQIGDPATSKGPVERQVTRIITPGTLTDEALLDAKSDNLLLAVYQKAKRYGLAWVDLSGGRFYLLEVEDEEQLYATINRLQAAEHLLQESSPISLPASFCIKPRPHWEFDLNKAKELLSEQFEVSSLHAFGEKNYQLALVAAGCLLSYLKTTQRQALPHLKQITLENNEDYLHMDAATQKHLELFENYQGGRENSLLAVLDHTVNPMGSRLLKRWLGRPLRNVQAINQRQQAIRELCEQQQIAPLQNLLKQVCDVERILSRIALGSARPRDLVQLRQSLNLLPELNACLQSHSSPLLKQIRLGLTPQPELLTLLTEAVIDNPPVLIRDGGVIAPGFDEELDELRALSENANGKLNEFEIAEKQRTGLSTLKFGYNRVQGYYIELSRNQSEKAPDYYQRKQTLKAVERYITPELKAFEERVLSAQVKALAREKWLYENLLSLLLEHIKALGQLADSISQLDVLVNLAERAISYHWTCPQFMEQQAIHITAGRHPVIELIRQDQFIANDLTLEPQRNMLLITGPNMGGKSTYMRQTALIVLLAHIGSYVPAQRANLSIIDKIFTRIGASDDLASGRSTFMVEMTETAHILRQATSNSLVLIDEIGRGTSTYDGMALAYAVCVYLANTVKAFTLFSTHYFELTSLPDQYPCIINKHLQVKLIEGKIVFLYHIEEGCTDRSYGLEVAQLAGLPAEVLKLAKMHLHEIQQTATPPMPAPGNINRPVPAFVNSILEKLSKLEPDNLTAKQALELIYELKEDCALAEEH is encoded by the coding sequence ATGTCTGTAACACATACTCCAATGATGCAGCAGTATTTACGCATCAAAGCCGATTATCCTGACATGCTGTTGTTTTACCGCATGGGTGATTTCTATGAATTATTTTATGACGATGCCAAACGGGCAGCGCATTTGCTTGATCTCACCCTGACCCATCGCGGTCAATCAGCGGATAAACCCATTCCAATGGCAGGCGTTCCCTATCATGCAGTGGAAAACTATCTGGCGCGCCTGGTAAAAAAAGGCGAGTCTGTTGCCATATGTGAACAAATTGGCGACCCAGCCACCAGCAAAGGACCTGTGGAGCGGCAAGTTACGCGAATTATTACGCCCGGTACCCTTACCGATGAAGCACTCCTGGACGCAAAATCGGATAATCTTTTATTAGCCGTTTACCAGAAAGCCAAACGCTATGGCCTGGCCTGGGTTGATTTAAGCGGCGGACGCTTTTATCTGCTCGAAGTTGAGGATGAGGAACAGCTGTATGCAACAATCAATCGTTTGCAGGCTGCAGAACATTTATTGCAGGAATCCTCCCCAATTTCTCTGCCCGCCAGCTTCTGCATCAAGCCACGCCCGCACTGGGAGTTCGATCTGAATAAGGCCAAAGAATTGCTGAGTGAGCAATTTGAAGTAAGCAGCCTTCACGCATTTGGCGAAAAAAACTATCAGTTAGCCCTGGTGGCAGCGGGTTGCCTGCTCAGTTATCTTAAAACCACGCAACGCCAGGCGCTGCCTCATTTAAAACAGATCACTCTGGAAAATAATGAGGATTACCTGCACATGGATGCTGCGACCCAAAAACATCTCGAGCTCTTTGAAAATTATCAGGGAGGCCGTGAAAATAGCTTATTGGCCGTCCTGGATCATACGGTCAATCCCATGGGTAGCCGCCTTCTGAAACGATGGCTGGGGCGCCCTTTAAGAAATGTCCAGGCGATTAATCAAAGACAGCAGGCAATCCGGGAGTTATGCGAACAGCAGCAGATTGCCCCCCTGCAAAATCTGCTCAAACAGGTTTGCGATGTCGAGCGCATTTTATCGCGGATTGCCCTTGGATCCGCCAGACCCCGCGACTTGGTGCAATTAAGGCAGAGCCTCAACCTTCTGCCTGAACTAAATGCTTGTTTACAGTCCCACTCCTCTCCTCTTCTAAAACAGATTCGTCTGGGCTTAACCCCCCAGCCCGAATTACTAACCCTGCTGACCGAGGCAGTCATTGATAACCCGCCGGTGCTTATCCGCGATGGCGGCGTTATTGCACCCGGTTTTGACGAAGAACTGGATGAGTTAAGAGCCTTAAGCGAAAATGCCAATGGCAAACTCAACGAATTTGAAATAGCGGAAAAGCAACGCACTGGCTTATCCACTCTCAAATTCGGCTATAACCGCGTTCAGGGTTATTACATTGAGCTGTCCAGAAATCAATCTGAAAAAGCGCCTGACTACTATCAGAGAAAGCAAACGCTCAAAGCCGTAGAGCGCTATATCACCCCCGAATTAAAAGCCTTTGAAGAAAGAGTGTTATCCGCACAGGTTAAAGCCCTGGCCAGAGAAAAATGGCTTTATGAAAATCTCCTGAGTTTGCTGCTTGAGCATATCAAGGCCTTAGGCCAACTGGCTGACTCTATCAGCCAACTGGATGTTTTGGTTAATCTGGCTGAGCGCGCCATAAGCTATCACTGGACTTGTCCACAATTTATGGAGCAACAGGCTATTCATATTACGGCTGGACGCCATCCGGTGATTGAACTCATTCGCCAGGACCAATTTATCGCCAATGATTTAACACTCGAGCCGCAAAGAAATATGCTGCTGATTACCGGCCCTAATATGGGAGGTAAATCGACGTACATGCGGCAGACGGCCCTGATCGTTCTATTGGCTCATATCGGCAGTTACGTCCCTGCCCAGCGGGCAAACCTGAGTATAATTGATAAGATTTTTACCCGTATCGGCGCCAGTGACGATCTGGCCTCGGGACGTTCAACCTTCATGGTCGAAATGACGGAAACGGCGCATATTCTCAGACAGGCAACTTCCAATAGTCTTGTCCTGATTGATGAAATCGGCCGCGGTACCAGTACCTATGACGGGATGGCGCTTGCTTATGCGGTCTGCGTTTATCTCGCCAATACCGTTAAGGCATTTACCCTTTTCTCAACCCATTATTTCGAACTAACCAGCCTTCCAGATCAATATCCCTGTATTATCAATAAGCATTTGCAGGTCAAATTGATCGAAGGAAAAATTGTTTTTCTCTATCACATTGAAGAAGGCTGCACTGATCGGAGTTATGGGCTTGAGGTCGCTCAGCTGGCTGGTTTACCTGCAGAGGTGCTAAAGCTTGCAAAAATGCATTTGCACGAAATCCAGCAGACAGCAACACCGCCAATGCCTGCTCCAGGCAATATCAACAGACCAGTACCAGCATTTGTCAACTCAATTCTGGAGAAGCTGTCGAAATTGGAGCCCGATAATCTGACTGCCAAACAAGCGCTGGAATTGATTTATGAATTAAAGGAAGATTGTGCGCTTGCAGAAGAACATTAA
- the alaS gene encoding alanine--tRNA ligase → MKSSEIRQAFFDYFIANGHQFVESSPLIPGNDPTLLFTNAGMVQFKETFLGLEPRAYTRAVSAQRCVRAGGKHNDLENVGYTARHHTFFEMLGNFSFGDYFKREAIRFAWEFLTEVLHLPTEKLWVTVYEHDDEAADIWLKEMKVSAERFSRCGEKDNFWSMGDTGPCGPCTEIFYDHGPEIAGGPPGSPDADGDRYIEIWNLVFMQYNRDKEGKLHPLPQPSVDTGMGLERIAAVVQGVHNNYDIDSFQLLIRSILEMTSGIDPEHPSLRVIADHIRACAFLIADGVSPSNEGRGYVLRRIIRRAVRHGNKLNLPSPFFNKLVEPLGNVMGDAYPELLEARLQIERILLQEENQFSRTLEQGLRLLQEQIQALKSDSIPGEVVFKLYDTYGFPLDLTQDIAREQNLQVDIDGFNQCMQQQRELSQSASQFSADYSSTCQIEESSHFHGYSMESMSSPITVLLMDNKRVNVLASGEKGAIILEHTPFYAESGGQVGDKGQIITDHGVFQVENTQRVGQAIVHYGEVLEGEMKLGQTANAQIDADRRAAIRLNHTATHLLHAALKQIIGSHVQQKGSLVDAERARFDFSHFEALSQEQLQALERLVNEQIRENEEVLTQVMSLEEAKKSGAVALFGEKYSDEVRVLSVGDFSMELCGGTHAGRTGDIGLFKIVAEYGIASGVRRIEMVTGAHALDWVNQQLGLLDDIAGKLKTSPGTANEKLSQLMADYKQQEKELSRMQAKLAAKSGGDLQKEMQIIADAAVLVKQLEGADNQAMRTTLDQLKSTNERAIIVLYTIDSGKINVIAGITKSLVGQAPSAASLVKLLCGKGGGREDMAQGGGPCPDDLDSRLAELAMLLQDWGKSRVTDRNP, encoded by the coding sequence ATGAAAAGTTCGGAAATTAGACAAGCATTTTTTGATTACTTTATCGCCAATGGCCATCAATTTGTGGAATCAAGCCCTCTGATTCCAGGCAATGATCCTACCTTATTATTTACCAATGCCGGTATGGTTCAATTTAAGGAAACATTTTTAGGATTAGAGCCGCGTGCTTATACCCGGGCAGTCAGTGCCCAGCGTTGTGTGCGCGCAGGGGGAAAGCATAATGATTTGGAAAATGTAGGCTACACAGCCAGACACCATACCTTTTTCGAAATGCTCGGCAATTTCAGTTTTGGCGATTATTTCAAGCGGGAAGCGATTCGCTTCGCCTGGGAGTTTTTAACTGAAGTCCTGCATTTACCCACAGAAAAACTATGGGTTACTGTCTATGAGCATGATGATGAGGCAGCTGATATCTGGTTAAAAGAAATGAAGGTCTCTGCCGAGCGTTTCTCACGCTGTGGTGAAAAAGATAATTTCTGGTCGATGGGGGATACCGGCCCTTGCGGCCCATGCACCGAAATATTCTATGATCATGGTCCAGAAATCGCTGGCGGCCCCCCCGGAAGCCCGGATGCGGACGGCGATCGTTACATTGAAATCTGGAACCTCGTGTTTATGCAGTATAACCGCGACAAGGAAGGCAAATTGCATCCCTTACCGCAACCCTCCGTGGATACGGGTATGGGATTAGAGCGAATTGCGGCAGTGGTGCAGGGAGTCCATAATAATTATGACATTGACAGTTTTCAGTTGCTCATCCGCTCCATTCTGGAAATGACCTCCGGTATTGATCCCGAACATCCTTCCCTGCGCGTAATTGCTGATCATATCCGGGCCTGTGCTTTCCTGATTGCTGACGGCGTGTCGCCCAGCAATGAAGGGCGCGGCTATGTCTTAAGGCGTATCATTCGCCGGGCAGTCCGTCATGGCAACAAGCTTAACCTGCCATCCCCTTTCTTCAATAAGCTGGTAGAGCCTCTGGGAAATGTGATGGGAGATGCCTATCCGGAGCTTTTGGAAGCAAGATTACAGATTGAGCGAATCCTGCTTCAGGAAGAAAATCAGTTTAGCCGTACCCTGGAGCAGGGCCTGAGGCTTTTACAGGAACAAATTCAGGCTTTAAAATCCGATAGCATTCCAGGCGAAGTCGTTTTCAAACTATATGATACTTATGGATTTCCTCTCGATTTAACCCAGGATATTGCCCGCGAGCAGAATTTACAGGTTGATATTGACGGTTTTAATCAATGCATGCAGCAGCAGCGGGAGCTTTCGCAATCCGCCAGCCAATTCTCTGCTGACTATTCTTCCACTTGCCAGATTGAGGAATCCAGCCATTTCCATGGTTATAGCATGGAAAGTATGTCCAGCCCTATTACTGTCCTGTTAATGGATAATAAGCGGGTAAATGTATTGGCGAGCGGTGAAAAAGGCGCCATTATCCTTGAACACACTCCTTTTTACGCAGAAAGCGGCGGGCAGGTTGGTGATAAAGGGCAGATAATTACCGACCATGGCGTCTTTCAGGTTGAGAATACCCAGCGTGTCGGCCAGGCAATTGTCCATTATGGTGAAGTGCTGGAAGGTGAAATGAAGCTCGGGCAAACAGCGAACGCGCAAATCGATGCAGATCGGCGGGCTGCCATTCGGCTTAATCATACGGCGACCCATTTGCTGCATGCCGCATTGAAACAGATTATTGGTTCCCATGTGCAGCAAAAAGGTTCCCTGGTTGATGCGGAGCGCGCACGTTTTGATTTCTCTCACTTTGAAGCATTGAGCCAGGAGCAACTGCAAGCACTGGAGCGACTGGTGAATGAGCAGATAAGAGAAAACGAAGAAGTGCTAACGCAGGTAATGAGCCTGGAAGAAGCTAAGAAAAGCGGGGCGGTTGCATTATTTGGTGAAAAATATAGCGATGAAGTGCGGGTATTGTCTGTAGGTGATTTTTCGATGGAACTCTGCGGGGGAACACATGCAGGGCGTACCGGCGATATTGGTTTGTTTAAAATAGTTGCCGAGTATGGTATTGCCAGCGGCGTGCGGCGTATTGAAATGGTCACCGGTGCCCATGCCCTGGATTGGGTTAACCAGCAACTTGGTCTATTGGACGATATTGCTGGTAAATTAAAGACCAGCCCAGGCACAGCCAATGAAAAATTAAGCCAGCTTATGGCTGATTATAAACAGCAGGAAAAAGAATTAAGCCGTATGCAGGCAAAGCTGGCGGCAAAATCAGGAGGCGACTTGCAAAAGGAAATGCAAATTATTGCGGATGCTGCTGTTCTGGTGAAGCAATTGGAGGGTGCCGATAATCAGGCAATGAGAACCACACTGGATCAGCTAAAGTCGACCAATGAGCGTGCTATTATCGTGCTGTATACCATTGATAGCGGCAAAATAAATGTCATTGCCGGCATCACCAAATCCCTGGTCGGCCAGGCGCCTTCTGCTGCTTCCCTGGTAAAACTGCTCTGCGGCAAGGGTGGCGGACGTGAAGATATGGCGCAGGGCGGCGGACCATGCCCTGATGATTTGGACAGCCGTTTGGCAGAGCTGGCAATGCTGCTGCAGGATTGGGGAAAATCGAGGGTAACTGACCGAAACCCCTAG
- the recA gene encoding recombinase RecA — protein sequence MDNNKQKALSAALAQIERQFGKGSVMRMGDNPAERDIEAISTGSLGLDIALGIGGLPKGRVVEIYGPESSGKTTLTLQVIAECQKMGGTAAFVDAEHALDPGYAAKLGVNVDDLLVSQPDTGEQALEITDMLVRSAAVDVIVVDSVAALTPKAEIEGEMGDTHVGLQARLMSQALRKLTANIKRSNTLVIFINQIRMKIGVMFGNPETTTGGNALKFYASVRLDIRRTGSIKKGEEVLGSETRVKVVKNKVAPPFRTTDFDILYNEGISRESEIINLGTQLGLIEKAGAWYSYKQEKIGQGKDNVRVYLKEHPAVAAELEQQIRAELLANKTAMVVKEEDIEMMDE from the coding sequence ATGGATAACAACAAGCAAAAAGCACTCAGTGCTGCTCTGGCACAAATAGAAAGACAATTTGGTAAAGGTTCAGTAATGCGTATGGGCGATAACCCCGCCGAGCGTGATATTGAAGCGATTTCAACTGGTTCATTAGGACTGGATATTGCCTTGGGTATCGGCGGTTTACCTAAAGGACGGGTTGTCGAAATTTACGGACCTGAGTCTTCCGGTAAAACAACACTGACCTTACAGGTAATTGCTGAATGCCAGAAGATGGGTGGGACTGCTGCATTTGTTGACGCGGAACATGCGCTGGATCCAGGCTATGCTGCCAAATTAGGTGTGAATGTGGACGATCTTCTGGTTTCTCAGCCTGATACGGGAGAGCAGGCGCTGGAAATTACCGATATGCTCGTTCGCTCTGCTGCTGTAGACGTTATTGTTGTGGATTCGGTTGCGGCCCTGACTCCCAAAGCAGAAATTGAAGGCGAGATGGGGGATACCCATGTGGGTCTGCAGGCCAGGCTGATGTCTCAGGCATTACGCAAATTAACGGCTAATATCAAGCGCTCCAATACCTTGGTTATTTTTATCAACCAGATCCGTATGAAAATTGGCGTTATGTTTGGTAATCCTGAAACGACAACAGGTGGTAATGCGCTGAAGTTCTACGCTTCTGTTCGTTTGGATATCCGCCGTACCGGCTCTATCAAAAAGGGTGAGGAAGTATTAGGCAGCGAAACACGCGTTAAGGTTGTCAAAAATAAAGTCGCGCCGCCATTCAGAACCACCGATTTTGATATCCTCTATAATGAAGGGATCTCACGTGAGAGTGAAATCATTAATCTGGGGACTCAACTCGGACTGATTGAGAAAGCAGGCGCCTGGTACAGCTACAAACAGGAAAAAATCGGTCAGGGTAAAGATAATGTCCGCGTATATCTCAAAGAGCATCCTGCGGTTGCTGCCGAGCTGGAGCAGCAGATTCGTGCAGAGCTATTAGCTAATAAAACAGCAATGGTTGTAAAAGAAGAAGATATCGAGATGATGGATGAGTAA
- a CDS encoding CinA family protein: MDALLYQLKELFIAKGHCIATAESCTGGLVASLLTEVPGSSQWFDRGFVCYSNLAKQEMLGVDPVLIEQYGAVSQQVAEAMALGALQFSKASLSLSITGIAGPDGGSIDKPVGTVWLGFASKARNIVRTEHCLFSNCSRHQVRARASRKALVGILTLLSVQ, encoded by the coding sequence ATGGACGCTTTACTCTATCAATTAAAAGAATTATTCATCGCAAAGGGACACTGCATTGCTACTGCCGAATCCTGCACAGGCGGGCTGGTTGCCAGTTTGCTAACGGAGGTGCCAGGGAGTTCTCAGTGGTTTGATCGTGGCTTCGTTTGCTATAGTAATCTCGCCAAGCAGGAAATGCTGGGTGTGGATCCTGTGCTTATCGAGCAATATGGTGCTGTAAGCCAGCAGGTTGCGGAAGCGATGGCATTAGGCGCTTTGCAATTTAGCAAGGCCAGTCTTTCACTCTCCATTACGGGCATTGCCGGGCCGGACGGAGGCAGTATCGATAAACCTGTCGGCACTGTCTGGCTCGGATTCGCGTCAAAGGCTCGAAACATTGTCCGCACAGAGCATTGCCTTTTTAGCAACTGTTCCCGCCATCAGGTCAGGGCGCGCGCCAGCAGAAAAGCACTGGTTGGAATCCTTACGCTGCTTTCTGTTCAGTAG